From one Salvelinus alpinus chromosome 14, SLU_Salpinus.1, whole genome shotgun sequence genomic stretch:
- the LOC139538574 gene encoding LOW QUALITY PROTEIN: FERM and PDZ domain-containing protein 4-like (The sequence of the model RefSeq protein was modified relative to this genomic sequence to represent the inferred CDS: inserted 1 base in 1 codon) — translation MDVFSFVKMPKLSGHRTKSSGWPPPSGTWSAAHGPPNGWDMATNRDGRDCYINHVSQSSSLEEVRLDGDKFVPPAPRKVEMRRDPVLGFGFVAGSEKPVVVRSVTPGGPSEGRLTPGDEIVMINDEPVSSAPRERVIDLVRSCKESIVLTVVQPYPSPKSAFISAAKKAKLKSNPVKVRFAEEVIINGQVPESVKDNSLLFMPNVLKVYLENGQTKSFKFDSNTSIKDVILTLQEKLSVKSIEHFSLMLEHRNEGSASKLMILHEQEMLTQVTQRPGAHKMKCFFRISFVPKDPVDLLRRDAVAFEYLYVQSCNDVVLERFGSELKYDTALRLAALQMYILTINTKQSQKVSLKYIEKEWGLALFLPPAVLSSMKEKNIKKALTHILKTNQNLVPPGKKLSALQAKVHYLKYLSDLRLYGGRVFKSILLQGEKHTEVTLLVGPRYGISHVINTKTNLVALLADFSHVNRIEMYTEDEKNVRVELHVLDVKPITLLMESTDAMNLACLTAGYYRLLVDSRRSIFNMAKTGNADTGHDCRVKQNYQAIEWAYSTSFRGCEEHHNNQRCTSREPSSNRDSDCMDHGRSESDMSPVYITEIQQPPQNNMHMAERVDTRGGTRGPTHPQPYLCAPRPKAQESPRSAKVSFIFGDPPLDSVNPQNLGYQRLMDEVPEVLHDHSPMYERLEEDYKSKDPMGMDGEGYPYGAKIFGNTECIEEPLLHDICYADTTDADEDEDDISCEEDMGLMGDLDKATFLSFSGSSDDIIDLTSLPPPPEGKDEEDNEDVLLHSLNLAIAAPPPGFRDSFDEDEQHGGAQGHVRKGQGTRDDIPVSLIDSVPTQGEEGPEMEGALDDAVVSTLQALEALAASEEQSPHPQSENSTGVEISRAFSPESSSDSGNETNSSEMTESSELVAAQKLSETHLRLYVATAEGYHTLTEEKTEFPKTPCEGKVALAIQQNPQETWEGGEEEEGAKSSAVSSTQILHSDGGEMEPETMETKSLTNYFNKLHMGSVMRKQPGKLSDTECRIQGDNDDSTEKRHSNIQNSNRGDPPKYNSDPPKYNAILREPPYMNQFELGRTPYPYREKPPRYHRPPENKMADNLSPDCVSDSQASHSDRGTIKGDKQDSNERSLKLDSHSRSPAKVPHSTEEANLPNSDPQQQQTRVPSAEQDVTRLHEYHLSKRMSLLQGSEGVHSLQSSQCSSIDAGCSSGSSSCVTPMDSPLCTGENMHLLSESSLKGLGYISGEEKAYGTQGQGTQQGKARHQTIDPTLLRKIHAATSAEPGFGTIRGDGCHRMPKIKETTACTQLETAAGEDYSSALSNEVNAAATTTSPPSLTSSSSTESSVPSATKQQGCPCTEPIPCRAQAFPSSLHPCDPITGSLRKPLQQRGRMLRRSWSSITPGSRSLEALLEKTKATLSGRSAQRVQSPDDPSKPQRRFAFSKTLSKSLSLSQGSVSSVRSVSSQSSGRRLFRGASIMLPASLDAKQLQAVPLPRLDRSTWMRCHGPFTHCFPKRKTNTDDDDDDDDEVGGGAGESPTSQPFSGGQKGQSLPTSPSVDAENTVSLYASGSEPSAVAEQLNMASGVTVSGMSLGAKLSRVNLLKGKTYTLPQGFSDAQRXALDMMGLVRSGVCQGGGQRSEVSESDLWRFSQLLSMEALELGSACNHMALVQGSPQDTLLTLTHSFHTVCCLTQACMSLVECLSPESRQREVVAKVDEVVMNYVCLLQATETALDSSPDDQSVNALTRHSTTMCAIVNRLSHSLTTLYK, via the exons CCACGTGTCCCAAAGCAGCTCCCTGGAGGAGGTTCGTCTGGACGGGGACAAGTTTGTACCTCCAGCCCCCCGCAAGGTGGAGATGAGACGAGATCCAGTCCTGGGCTTTGGCTTTGTGGCAGGCAGTGAGAAACCTGTGGTGGTCCGGTCAGTCACACCAG GAGGTCCCTCTGAGGGCAGACTGACCCCAGGAGACGAGATCGTCATGATTAACGATGAGCCGGTTAGCTCCGCCCCCAGAGAGAGGGTCATCGACCTCGTCAG GAGCTGCAAGGAATCCATTGTTTTGACAGTGGTTCAACCGTACCCA TCTCCCAAATCTGCGTTCATCAGTGCAGCCAAGAAGGCCAAGTTAAAGTCTAATCCAGTGAAAGTCCGCTTTGCAGAGGAGGTCATCATTAATGGACAGGTCCCA GAATCTGTGAAGGACAACTCTCTACTCTTCATGCCAAATGTTCTGAAGGTGTACCTGGAGAACGGACAGACCAAATCCTTCAAGTTTGACAGTAACACATCCATTAAG GATGTCATCTTGACCCTGCAAGAGAAGCTCTCCGTTAAGAGTATTGAACACTTCTCGCTGATGCTGGAGCACAGAAACGAGGGCTCGGCCAGCAAACTCATGATTCTCCACGAGCAGGAGATGTTAACTCAG GTGACACAGAGACCAGGGGCACACAAGATGAAATGCTTCTTCCGCATCAGCTTTGTCCCAAAGGACCCCGTTGACCTGCTCAGGAGAGATGCAGTCGCGTTTGAATACCTCTATGTTCAG AGCTGTAATGACGTGGTGCTGGAGCGATTTGGGTCAGAGCTGAAATACGACACGGCCCTGCGTCTGGCTGCCCTGCAGATGTACATCCTCACCATCAACACCAAGCAGTCACAGAAAGTCTCGCTCAAATACATTGA GAAGGAGTGGGGTTTGGCACTGTTTCTCCCTCCTGCAGTACTGTCCAGCATGAAAGAGAAGAACATCAAGAAAGCCCTAACACACATTCTCAAAACCAACCAGAATCTGGTACCTCCTGGAAAAAAG CTGTCAGCATTACAGGCCAAAGTCCACTATCTGAAGTATCTCAGTGACCTGCGACTGTACGGAGGACGGGTTTTTAAATCTATACTGCTG CAAGGAGAGAAGCACACAGAGGTAACCCTGCTAGTTGGTCCAAGGTATGGCATCAGTCATGTGATCAACACCAAGACTAACCTGGTGGCGCTGCTGGCGGACTTCAGCCACGTCAACCGCATCGAGATGTACACAGAGGACGAAAAGAACGTCAGGGTAGAGCTACATGTTCTGGATGTGAAG CCCATCACTCTGCTAATGGAGTCCACTGATGCGATGAATCTGGCCTGTTTGACTGCTGgatactacagactactagtggACTCTCGCCGTTCCATCTTCAACATGGCAAAAACAGGGAATGCAGACACCG GCCATGACTGCAGAGTAAAGCAGAACTATCAAGCTATAGAGTGGGCGTACAGCACCTCCTTTAGAGGGTGTGAGGAGCACCACAACAACCAGCGCTGTACGTCCAGGGAGCCCTCCTCCAACAGAGACTCAGACTGCATGGACCATGGGAGGAGTGAGAGTGACATGTCCCCTGTCTATATCACTGAGATCCAGCAGCCGCCCCAGAACAACATGCACATGGCAGAGAGGGTAGATACCAGAGGGGGGACCAGAGGCCCAACACACCCCCAGCCCTACCTCTGTGCCCCCAGACCCAAAGCCCAGGAATCCCCCCGCAGTGCCAAGGTCTCCTTCATCTTCGGGGATCCACCGTTAGACAGTGTGAACCCCCAGAACCTTGGCTACCAGAGGCTGATGGACGAAGTCCCAGAGGTTCTACACGACCACAGCCCCATGTATGAGCGACTAGAGGAGGACTACAAGAGCAAGGATCCCATGGGGATGGACGGGGAGGGCTATCCGTACGGCGCCAAAATCTTCGGCAACACCGAGTGCATTGAGGAGCCGCTGCTGCACGACATCTGCTACGCCGACACCACGGACGCCGACGAGGACGAGGATGACATCAGCTGCGAGGAGGACATGGGGCTGATGGGGGATCTGGACAAGGCCACCTTCCTCTCGTTCTCTGGGTCCAGCGATGACATCATCGACCTGACCTCCCTGCCCCCGCCGCCAGAGGGTAAAGACGAGGAGGATAACGAGGATGTATTGCTTCACTCCCTCAACCTGGCCATCGCAGCCCCGCCCCCAGGCTTTAGGGACAGCTTTGATGAGGATGAGCAGCACGGAGGGGCCCAGGGGCATGTCAGAAAGGGCCAGGGGACCCGTGACGATATCCCTGTATCCCTCATAGACTCAGTCCCCACACAGGGGGAGGAGGGCCCAGAGATGGAGGGAGCCCTGGACGATGCTGTGGTGTCCACCTTACAGGCACTGGAGGCCCTTGCGGCTTCTGAGGAGCAGAGCCCACACCCACAGTCAGAAAATAGCACAG GTGTAGAAATATCAAGGGCCTTTAGCCCCGAGTCCTCATCGGACTCTGGCAATGAGACTAACTCCTCAGAGATGACGGAGAGTTCAGAGCTGGTCGCTGCCCAGAAACTCTCTGAAACCCATTTGAGACTGTATGTGGCCACTGCTGAGGGCTACCACACTCTGACTGAGGAGAAAACAGAGTTTCCCAAAACACCTTGTGAAGGAAAGGTAGCCCTGGCCATACAGCAGAACCCTCAGGAGACCtgggaggggggggaggaggaggagggggccaAGTCCTCAGCTGTGTCCTCCACCCAGATCCTCCACTCagatgggggagagatggagCCAGAGACCATGGAGACCAAGTCCCTCACCAACTATTTCAACAAACTGCACATGGGCTCTGTGATGAGAAAGCAGCCGGGGAAGCTGAGTGACACGGAATGCAGGATTCAGGGAGATAACGATGACTCAACAGAAAAACGCCACAGCAACATCCAGAACTCAAATAGAGGGGATCCACCCAAATATAATTCAGACCCACCCAAATATAATGCTATTCTAAGGGAACCTCCATACATGAACCAATTTGAATTGGGGCGAACACCCTATCCGTATCGAGAGAAGCCCCCAAGATATCACCGACCTCCTGAAAACAAAATGGCGGACAATCTTTCCCCAGACTGTGTGAGTGATTCACAAGCCTCGCACTCTGATAGGGGAACAATTAAGGGAGACAAGCAGGACTCAAATGAGAGAAGCCTGAAATTAGACTCTCATTCCCGCTCCCCCGCCAAAGTCCCCCACAGTACTGAGGAAGCCAATTTACCCAACAGCGACCCACAGCAGCAGCAGACGAGGGTTCCCTCGGCCGAGCAGGATGTCACACGGTTACACGAGTATCACCTGAGTAAGCGCATGTCATTGTTACAGGGCAGCGAGGGAGTCCACTCCCTCCAGAGCTCCCAGTGCTCCTCTATAGATGCTGGCTGCAGTTCAGGAAGCAGTAGCTGTGTCACTCCCATGGACTCTCCTCTCTGCACTGGAGAAAACATGCACCTGCTCTCAGAGTCTTCCCTCAAGGGGCTGGGCTATATTAGTGGGGAGGAGAAGGCCTATGGCACCCAAGGCCAGGGGACACAGCAGGGCAAGGCTAGACATCAGACCATAGACCCCACCCTGCTGAGGAAGATCCACGCAGCCACCAGTGCCGAGCCTGGATTCGGTACCATACGAGGAGATGGCTGCCACCGGATGCCTAAGATAAAAGAAACCACAG CTTGCACCCAGCTCGAGACGGCTGCAGGGGAAGActactcctctgctctctccaacGAGGTCAACGCAGCCGCCACCACCACCTCGCCACCATCATTAACCAGTAGCAGCAGcacagagtccagtgtgcccaGTGCCACAAAGCAGCAGGGATGCCCCTGCACTGAGCCCATCCCATGCCGCGCCCAGGCTTTCCCTTCAAGCTTACACCCATGTGACCCTATCACAGGCAGCCTCAGGAAGCCACTGCAGCAAAGGGGTCGGATGCtgagaaggagctggagcagcatCACGCCGGGCTCCAGGAGCCTCGAAGCGCTGTTGGAGAAAACCAAAGCCACGCTGAGTGGGAGGAGTGCCCAGAGAGTCCAGTCACCCGACGACCCCTCCAAGCCACAGAGGAGATTTGCTTTTTCCAAGACACTTTCCAAGAGCTTGTCCTTGTCCCAGGGATCAGTATCGTCTGTTAGATCAGTTAGCTCTCAGTCCTCTGGCAGGAGGCTCTTCAGAGGCGCCTCTATCATGCTGCCAGCGTCATTGGATGCCAAGCAGCTCCAAGCCGTGCCACTACCCAGACTGGACAGAAGCACCTGGATGAGGTGCCATGGGCCCTTCACACACTGCTTCCCCAAGAGGAAGACCaacactgatgatgatgatgacgatgacgaTGAAGTTGGAGGTGGAGCAGGAGAAAGCCCCACCTCCCAGCCATTCTCTGGGGGTCAGAAGGGACAGTCACTCCCTACCAGCCCCAGTGTTGATGCAGAGAACACAGTCTCTTTGTACGCCTCTGGATCTGAACCCTCCGCTGTGGCTGAACAGCTCAACATGGCCAGTGGTGTGACTGTGAGTGGCATGAGCCTGGGAGCGAAGCTGAGCCGTGTGAACTTACTGAAGGGAAAGACCTACACCCTCCCCCAGGGGTTCTCAGATGCACAGA GAGCCCTGGATATGATGGGCCTGGTGCGCTCCGGTGTATGCCAGGGAGGTggccagaggtcagaggtcagtgagTCCGACCTGTGGAGGTTCAGTCAGCTGCTCTCCATGGAGGCCCTAGAGCTGGGCAGCGCCTGCAATCACATGGCCCTGGTGCAAGGCAGCCCCCAGGACACCCTGCTCACCCTGACTCACAGTTTCCACACGGTCTGTTGCTTAACACAGGCCTGCATGTCACTGGTGGAGTGCTTGAGCCCTGAGAGCCGGCAGCGAGAGGTGGTAGCCAAGGTGGACGAGGTCGTCATGAACTATGTGTGTCTGCTCCAGGCAACTGAAACGGCTTTGGATAGTTCCCCCGATGACCAAAGTGTGAATGCATTGACACGTCACTCCACCACCATGTGTGCTATCGTCAACAGACTGAGTCACTCACTCACAACACTCTACAAGTAA
- the LOC139538575 gene encoding toll-like receptor 8: protein MDATTCWLQLAPLFLCHFLVPTSCHWMSRQFPCDVTVNTTNTTDDIIFNCEERRLKKVPVGITRNVTVLDLSENNIRNVSLDAFSNLENLTLLNLNSVNKKGDTHIAEGAFKNLTNLQDLRLNGNGLIKIPQNLPLILDKLMLDNNKINFSNMSNLVGIQHVKELYLSKNCYYWNPCETDFTIGNGTFSVLTNLKVLMLAYNNLTHVPKGLPSSIQELHLDSNKIQQIAEDDFLGLTHLTILELQGNCPRCSNAPYPCVPCPNDSLDIHPHAFHGLTQLQTLHLAGNSLRFINNSWFESLNNLTHLFLSYNYLTNTITNGTFFSYLPKLEKIDLSFNYDLLAYPETLQLSKNFSQLVSLTTLHIMGFVFREIHLETLRPLYELKHLSVLNIGTNFIVRSDSHIFNKFSNSSLKVIYLAENRLYPISVNESPGCGTGSNLKSVLYTSPLTGYYSNSRDFSYGINHNLVKPECFISGRVLVLSSNNLFFISPKQFEGYGDIACLNLSRNGFSAALNGTEFTSLPDLTYLDLSFNKIDLAYDNAFKELKKLEILDLSYNSHYFEVSGVTHNLHFLKNLPTLKVLNMSHNNIFTLTTKQMTSTSLKELQFQHNLLATLWKEGDDSYNSLFKKLTNLTYLDISFNSIEKIPSKVYENIPYTLQKLCISHNSLGHFDWDKLAGFQQLNFLDLSYNSLFHVSANLSNFTDTLQILDLSHNQIFHLSLGFLRGAQSLQILDLSYNQLTIINETTFLSGPENYMKTLSLQGNPFQCTCDLLEFILWIEENKNVEIPKLASEVTCNMPAKMRGQPMILFDIKECIKDNIAFLIYSLSTSLIMFTVVITMAAHVFYWDASYILYYLRAKLKGYHSLRSTTTDNLYDAFVTYDTRDPLVSDWVLNQLRVQLEERGERHLPLCLEERDWAPGVPLIDNLFQSIQQSRKTVFVLTKAYIKTGNFRMAVYLAHQRLLDENIDVIVLVLLEPVLQHSHFLLLRRRLCGRSVLEWPQTAAAETWFWQHLRNAVRLDNQVMYNTIYSRYFTSK, encoded by the exons ATG GATGCTACCACCTGCTGGTTACAGTTGGCTCCCTTGTTCCTATGTCACTTCCTGGTACCTACCTCATGTCATTGGATGTCACGGCAGTTTCCATGTGACGTTACGGTCAATACTACCAATACCACGGATGACATCATCTTTAATTGTGAGGAGCGTCGACTGAAAAAGGTACCTGTTGGCATCACCAGGAATGTGACCGTGCTGGACCTATCAGaaaacaacatcagaaatgtATCTCTTGATGCATTTTCTAATCTGGAGAACCTGACCCTTCTCAATCTCAACTCTGTCAACAAAAAAGGTGACACACACATCGCTGAAGGTGCCTTCAAAAATCTGACAAACCTGCAGGACCTAAGGCTTAATGGCAATGGCCTCATCAAAATTCCTCAAAATCTCCCACTCATTCTGGATAAACTCATGCTGGACAATAACAAGATCAATTTCTCGAATATGAGCAACCTTGTCGGTATACAACATGTGAAGGAGCTGTACTTATCCAAAAATTGCTATTACTGGAATCCCTGTGAGACTGACTTTACTATTGGAAATGGCACCTTCTCAGTATTGACTAACTTGAAGGTTTTGATGTTGGCCTATAATAATTTAACTCATGTTCCAAAAGGACTGCCAAGCTCTATACAAGAATTACACCTCGATTCGAACAAGATACAGCAAATTGCTGAGGATGATTTCCTTGGACTAACCCATCTAACAATCCTGGAATTACAGGGAAACTGTCCACGATGTTCCAATGCTCCATATCCTTGTGTTCCCTGTCCTAATGATTCTCTGGATATTCATCCTCATGCATTTCATGGTCTTACACAGTTACAGACACTGCACCTAGCAGGCAACTCACTTCGTTTCATCAATAACTCCTGGTTTGAGAGCTTGAACAATCTTACACATCTGTTCCTGTCTTATAATTACTTAACAAATACTATCACCAATGGAACCTTTTTTAGCTATCTACCAAAGCTAGAAAAGATTGATTTGTCATTTAATTATGATTTGCTTGCCTACCCTGAAACCCTACAGCTTTCAAAAAACTTTTCACAATTGGTGTCTCTTACAACATTACATATAATGGGTTTTGTTTTCAGGGAAATTCATTTAGAAACACTCAGACCGCTTTATGAACTCAAGCATCTTTCAGTGTTGAACATCGGAACTAACTTTATTGTTCGATCTGATTCCCACATATTCAACAAATTCTCAAACTCAAGTCTCAAAGTCATATATCTTGCGGAAAACAGGCTTTATCCAATTTCAGTGAATGAGTCCCCAGGTTGTGGCACAGGCAGCAACTTAAAGTCGGTGTTGTACACGTCGCCACTGACTGGATATTATTCCAATTCAAGGGACTTTTCTTATGGAATAAATCACAACCTTGTGAAGCCAGAATGCTTTATCTCTGGTCGAGTGCTGGTCCTTAGTTCAAATAATCTATTTTTCATTTCTCCAAAGCAATTTGAGGGCTATGGTGACATTGCATGTCTAAACTTATCAAGAAATGGATTTTCAGCAGCATTGAACGGGACAGAGTTCACCTCATTACCAGACCTAACATATCTCGACCTGTCCTTTAACAAGATTGACCTGGCCTATGACAACGCCTTCAAGGAATTAAAGAAACTCGAAATATTAGACCTAAGCTACAACAGCCACTATTTTGAAGTGTCTGGTGTGACACATAATTTACATTTTTTGAAAAATCTACCAACTTTGAAAGTATTGAATATGTCACACAATAACATTTTTACATTAACCACTAAGCAGATGACAAGCACATCTTTAAAAGAACTTCAATTTCAACACAATTTGTTGGCTACATTATGGAAAGAGGGGGATGACTCATACAACAGCCTTTTTAAAAAGCTGACGAATTTGACCTATCTGGATATTTCATTTAACAGCATTGAGAAGATCCCATCAAAAGTCTATGAAAACATACCATATACCCTTCAAAAACTATGTATTAGTCATAATTCACTCGGCCATTTTGATTGGGATAAACTGGCAGGTTTTCAACAACTGAATTTCCTGGATCTAAGCTACAATTCTTTATTTCATGTGTCAGCAAATCTCTCAAACTTCACAGACACACTTCAAATTCTTGACTTAAGCCACAATCAGATTTTTCATCTCTCTCTGGGATTTCTTAGGGGTGCTCAAAGCCTTCAGATACTTGACCTCAGCTACAACCAACTGACTATCATCAACGAGACCACCTTCCTATCGGGCCCTGAAAACTACATGAAAACCTTGTCCTTGCAAGGTAATCCATTCCAGTGTACCTGTGATTTACTAGAGTTCATCCTGTGGATAGAAGAGAACAAAAACGTGGAGATCCCCAAACTGGCCAGTGAGGTGACCTGCAACATGCCAGCCAAAATGAGAGGCCAACCAATGATACTGTTTGACATTAAAGAATGCATCAAGGACAACATAGCCTTCCTGATTTACTCCCTCTCCACTTCCTTGATCATGTTCACTGTGGTCATCACTATGGCAGCCCATGTGTTTTATTGGGATGCCTCCTATATTCTATACTATCTGAGggcaaagctgaagggctaccaTTCGTTGAGGTCAACAACAACAGACAATCTCTATGATGCCTTTGTTACCTACGACACCAGAGACCCGTTGGTGTCAGACTGGGTACTGAACCAACTGCGGGTGCAgctggaagagaggggggagagacacctgcctctctgtctggagGAACGAGACTGGGCCCCTGGGGTCCCCCTGATAGACAACCTCTTCCAGAGCATTCAACAGAGCCGCAAGACTGTCTTTGTGCTGACCAAGGCTTACATCAAGACTGGGAACTTCAGGATGGCTGTGTACCTGGCCCACCAGAGGTTGCTGGATGAGAACATAGATGTGATTGTGTTGGTTCTCCTGGAACCCGTGCTGCAGCACTCTCACTTCCTCCTTCTGCGGCGGCGTCTGTGTGGGAGGAGTGTTCTAGAGTGGCCCCAGACTGCAGCCGCTGAGACCTGGTTCTGGCAGCACCTAAGGAACGCTGTCAGGTTAGACAACCAGGTGATGTACAACACGATCTACTCCAGGTACTTCACCAGCAAGTAG
- the LOC139538579 gene encoding thymosin beta-12 codes for MSDKPDLAEVSNFDKTKLKKTETQEKNPLPTKETIEQEKKATA; via the exons ATGTCTGACAAGCCAGATCTCGCTGAAGTCTCTAACTTCGACAAGACCAAGTTGAAGAAGACCGAGACGCAAGAGAAAAACCCCTTGCCCACCAAAGAAA CCATCGAACAGGAGAAGAAAGCAACAGCATGA